In Lentibacillus amyloliquefaciens, one DNA window encodes the following:
- a CDS encoding VOC family protein translates to MKIEHAAIWVKDIEAMKTFYVRYFNGTANKKYHNKEKAFQSYFLTFDGGARLEIMSQSDKDKPDQDDRVGWAHIAMSLGSIESVDQKTAQLQQDGYRLVNGPRVTGDGYHESVIEDPEGNLLELTV, encoded by the coding sequence ATGAAGATAGAGCATGCAGCAATCTGGGTTAAAGATATAGAAGCGATGAAGACGTTTTATGTAAGGTATTTTAATGGAACAGCAAATAAAAAGTATCATAATAAAGAAAAGGCGTTCCAATCATATTTTCTAACGTTTGACGGAGGTGCGCGGCTGGAAATTATGAGTCAGTCAGACAAAGATAAGCCCGATCAGGACGACCGGGTCGGCTGGGCGCATATTGCGATGTCTCTGGGTAGCATCGAGTCAGTCGATCAGAAAACAGCTCAATTACAACAGGATGGATACCGGCTTGTTAATGGTCCCCGAGTCACCGGAGACGGCTATCATGAAAGCGTGATAGAAGATCCAGAGGGCAATCTGTTGGAATTGACGGTGTAA